Genomic DNA from Amycolatopsis alba DSM 44262:
GCCGTCGACGCCGTCGTGGCCGGTGACGGCGCCGAGCGGGTCGGTGTAGGCGGCGTCTTCGGTGAACACTTCGGCGATGAGCCTGCGGCGCTTGTCCGCGTCGGTCTCGTTCCACACGGCGATGTACTGCTCGGCGACGCGCTGGATGTCCGACATGGTGTCTCCTCTTTCGTTGGCGGGTAACCGATGCCGCAACTCTGTCGGCCGAGGGTGGGTCTCGTCGATTACGCGTGAGGTAATGGCGGCCCGGCACCCGTGGTGCGTAGGTTCGTGATCGTGACGACCACACTGACCGCGAGCCGCGCGGGCCGCCCCGTCGGCGAGCTCCTCCGGGAATGGCGCGATCGCCGCCGGATCAGCCAGCTCGACCTCGCCATCTCCGCGGAGATCTCCACCCGGCATCTGAGCTTCGTGGAGACCGGCCGGTCCAAGCCCAGCCGCGACATGGTGCTGCGGCTCGGCGAACACCTGGAGGTGCCTTTGCGGGAACGCAATCAGCTGCTCCTGGCGGCGGGCTACGCGCCCGCGTACCCCGAAAGCGGCCTCGGCGCCCCGGAGCTGGCGGCGGTCCGCAAGGCGGTCCGACAGCTGATGACGAGTCACGAGCCCTATCCGGCCGCCGTCGTCGATCGCGGGTGGAACCTGGTCGACGCCAACGCGAGCGTGTCGATCATGACCGACCTGGTCTCGCCCGCGCTGATGGCGCCACCGGCCAACGTCCTCCGCCTGACCCTGCACCCGGCGGGGATGGCGCCGCATGTGCTGAACCTGGGGGAGTGGCGGGCCCACCTGCTCGGCAGGCTGCGGCGGCAGGTGACCCAGACGGCCGATCCGGCGCTGACCGAGCTCCTGGAGGAACTGGTCGCCTATCCGTGTGACGACCCCGTCCCGGAGGTGGAGGTCCCCGGCCCTGGCGACATCTTCGTCCCGCTGCGGCTGCGGCACGAGGGCGTGGATCTCACGTTCTTCAGCACGGTCTCGACGTTCGGGACGCCGCTGGACATCACGGTCGCCGAGCTTGTCATCGAGTCGTTCTTCCCGGCCGACACGGCCACGGCGGAGTACTTGCGCGCGTACGCCGGGCGCGGGATGGAATGATGCCGGTCAAGAAGCCCTGCCACAGACCAGTGAGGATTCCTCTTCCATGGCCGTGCCTTCCGTCGTCCTGAACAACGAGGTAGCCATCCCCCAACTCGGTTTCGGCGTCTGGCAAGTACCCGCGGGCGATACGGCCAGGGTCGTCCGGACCGCCATCGAGGCCGGGTACCGCAGCATCGACACCGCCGCGTCGTACCGGAACGAAGCCGGTGTCGGCGAAGCGATCCGCTCGGCGGGCGTGCCCCGCGAGGACCTGTTCATCACCACGAAGCTGCCGAACCCCGCCCACGGCTACGACGAAGCCCTCCGGGCGTTCGACGCGAGCCTCGCGGAGCTCGGCTTGGACCGTGTCGACCTGTACCTGATCCACTGGCCGATGCCGACCCGCGGGAAGTACGTCGAAACCTGGCGGGCACTGGAAAAGCTCTACGTGGACGGCCGGACGCGAGCCATCGGGGTGTCGAACTTCCACGTCCCGCACCTGCGGCGGCTGTTCGACGAAACCGGGATCGTGCCCGCGGTCAACCAGGTCGAGCTGCATCCCCGGCTCCAGCAGCAGGCGCTGCGGGAGTTTCACGCCGAGCACGGCGTCGTCACCGAGGCGTGGAGCCCGCTGGCGCAGGGATCGCTGCTCGCGGATCCGACGCTGACCGCGCTCGCGGCCAAATACGGCAAGAGCCCGGCCCAGCTGGTGCTGCGCTGGCATCTGCAGCTCGGCACGGTGGCCATCCCGAAATCCGTGACCCCGTCCCGGATCCGCGAGAACCTCGACGTCTTCGACTTCGAACTGGCCGAAGACGATCTCGCGGCTCTCGCCGAGTTCGACGACGGCACCCGCACCGGCCCCGACCCGGACACCTTCGACCTGATCTAGCGCCTGACAAGTGGCAAGTCCGTGAAGGCCTCCTTGAGGGTCGAGTGTTTGCTTACCCATTGGTGCGGTTGGCGGTCGGGTGTGGAGGTTTTGGGACGTTGAACGTCCTGGATCTTCCACGCTCGGTCTCGTTGATGAGGGATTTGGGATAGTGAACGTCTCAATCCTTCACAGGTGGGTTCTGTTTCGTCTTGGTGCCGGGCGGGGCTTGTGCTGGGCGGCGGTGTGGTCGACGGGGGAGGATTCCGGCCGTTGAACGTCCGGAATCCTCCCCCGTCAGGTTCATGGCAGGCACGACCTTGATCAACGGAGGATCGGGGACGTTGAGCGTTCCGAATCTTCCGTTGATCAAGGTCTGTGACCGGAATACACCCGCGCAACTACCACCCTCGCGCAGGTCAGGCATAGGTGAACAAAGTCCGTGAAGGCCTCCTTGAGGGACTCAGAGTCCCTCAAGGAGGCCTTCACGGACTTGCCGTGGGAAACTCAGGTGGCCTTGATGCCCGCGGCCGCGAAGTCGGCCTGCTGGGCGGGCTGCTGCAGGAACTGGCGGAACGTCTGCGAGGCGCGCATCTGGACCTCGTCGATGCTCTTGCCGGCGAGCCCGACGAGCGGGTAGTCGGCCGAACGCGCCGTCGCGACCGACTGGGCGGGCGAACCGACCAGTTCGGGCTTGGCGGTGTTCAGTTCGGTCACCCAGTACGACGACTCGGGGATCCAGGCGGCGGGGAGGCCGCCGATGGCGTCCAGGTTCGTCCGGCCGACGAGACCGTCGAGCACGGCGGCCGAGGCCAGCGCGTCGACCTGGATGACCACGCAGTGGTCGCGGACCACGGTCGCGGCGTTGTTCCACCGCTCGGCCGCCGCGCGGACCGGCTTCTCGATGCTGGGGGTGACGACGACCCGCATCGAGGTGTCGCCGGCGACACAGGCCTTGGCCTGGGCTTCGGCGCGGGTGCTCAGCTCGCCGTCCGCCCAGTTCCAGCCGAATACGCCGATCGCGATCAGGGCCACCAGGACCACGGCGGCGATAGGCCACTTGGCGACCTTGCGCCGCGGGGCCTTCTTCCCGACGATCCGGTGTGAACCTGTCGCCTCACCGCGCCCCTCATACCGCTTCGGCGGGTCGAGGGGATGCGGCACCGGCTCCTCGGCCACGCTGTGTCGCCCCATCGTTGTCCTTTCGAAACGTGCGCGCTCGCGCTGCGTATGCAATCAAACCGTTATCACTCTAACAGGGGAAGGTGTTACGGGGAATGCGACGACTCACAGTTGTTTTTCGCGTGTCGCGGGCACCTTCTTTAACTCCGCCAGAAGCTGTTGGCAATGCGCTATCAGGTGCTCACGCAGCGGCGCGGCCCGGCGGGCGAAACCGGCCTGCGCTCGGGCGTACTCGGCCCGGCCTTCCGGGGTCTCGATCGGCACGGGCGAGTACCCGAACGACTCCAGATCGTACGGGCTGGCCCGCATGTCCAGCTCACGGACGTCCGCGGCCAGCTCGAAGCAGTCCCCGACCAGCTCGGCGGGGACGAACGGGTCGAGTTTGTACGCCCACTTGAACAAGTCCATGTTGGCGTGGAGGCAGCCCGGCTGCTCGAACTCGATCTGGTTCTCCCGCGCCGGCCGCAGCGTGTTGCGCGGCCGGGCGGGCTCGGTGAAGAACCGAAAAGCGTCGAAATGTCCGCACCGGATCTCGAGCGACTCGACGACGTCGTCCGTTCCGGTCGAACCGAGCCGGAGCGGAAGTTGTGAGTGACGAACCTCATCCGCCGATTCCCGGTAAACCATTGCCCATTCATGAAGGCCGAAACAACTGAGTCTCGGTGCGCGGGACGCGGTCGCGGAAAGCAGTTCGAGGACGAATTCGGCGGTCCTGGCCCGGCCCTCGGTGAAGCCCGCCGGATCCAGCATCACGCCGTCCGGCGTCTCGACGTAGCCCTTCCGCTCCAGGAACCGGTGCGCGGACCGGCCTTCGAGCGCCACGCCCGGCCCCGGTTGCCAGCGTTCGACGTGCCCCGGCCGGTGCGAGTAGTAGGTGAAGAGGAAGTCGAGCACCGGATGCTTCTCGCCCCGCGAACGGCGGCGCTGGTGCGGGATCGTCCAGCGCCGCATCCGCGTGACGTGGTCGTCCTCCCGAGCCCGCCAGACGGGCTCGGGAAGCACGATCGGTCCGGTCATGACATGACGTGGGTGCCGTCGCGGACGGTTCCCACGTATTCCTCTACGAGGTCCTCCAGCGCGACGACGCCGACAGCGGCCCCCGCCGGGCTCAGCGCCCGCGCGAGATGACTGCCTTCCTTGCGCATCGCCGACAACGCCTCGTCCAGCCGGGCGTCGGCGTGCAGTTCGGTCAGCGCCCGTGTCTTGTCCGACGGCACCACGGTCGTCGGGTCCTCGCCCACGAGGTCGAGGATGTCCTTGACGTGGATGTAGCCGGTCAGCGTTCCGTCGTCGGTGCACACCGGGAAGCGGGAGAACCCGGTCGAGGACACCGCGCGCTCGACGTCGCCCAGCGTGGGGGAGCAGGGCAGCGTGGTCAGCTGCGCCGTCGGGACCAGGACGTCGGCCACCGTCTTCTCCACCGACGACAGCGTTTTGCTGAGCCGCTGGTGCTCGGAGTGCTCCAGCAGCCCTTCGCGCCGCGACTCGCTGAGCAGCTCGGCGAGTTCGTCGGAGGTGTACGCGGTTTCGAGCTCGTCCTTCGGCTCGACCTTGAACAACCGCAGCAGCGAGTTCGCCACGAAGTTCAGCAGCCAGATGAACGGGTTGGCGACCTTCACCCAGGCCACGTGCACCGGGACCAGCCACAACGCCAGCCGCTCCGGCTCGGCGATCGCGAGGTTCTTCGGCACCATTTCGCCGATGAGGACGTGCAGGATGGTGATGAACGCCAGCGCGATCGCGAACGAGATCGGATGCAGCAGGACGTCGGGGATCCCGAGCAGTTCGAAGAACCCGGCCAGCTGATGCGCGATGGCCGGCTCGCCGAGCCGTCCCAGCAGCAGCGAGCAGATCGTGATGCCGAGCTGCGCGCCCGCGAGCATCAGCGAGACGTTCCTGCTCGCGTTGATCACGATCCTGGCGCGGGTCTTACCCTGCTCCAGCAACGCTTCCAGCCTGTCGCGACGCGACGAGATCAGCGCGAACTCGGCGCCGACGAAGAACGCGTTGGCCAGCAGCAGGACCACGACGAGGAAGATGTAGAACCAGTCGCTCATCGGGCGGGCTCCTGCTCGGCGGGCACGGGGCTTTCACTGACCCGGCGTACTTCGACCTCGGCGATCCGCAGCCGGTCCATTTTGGTCACCGTGAGCCGCCAGCCGTCGAGATCGGTGGCGTCGCCGGGGGCGGGGATCCGGCCGAGCTGCTCGAGGATCAGCCCGGCGATGGTCTCGTAGTCGCCGTCGGGCATCCGGAACCCGGTCTCGTCGGTGACCTCGTCGGCACGGAGCTGTCCGGAGACGAGCCAGTTGTCTGCGCCGACCTGTTGGGAGGAAGGCGTTTCCCGCTCGTCGTGCTCGTCGCGGACGTCGCCGATGATCTCCTCGACGACGTCTTCGAGCGTGACCAGCCCGGCGGTGCCGCCGTATTCGTCGACGACGATCGCGAGCTGGAACCGGGAGTCGCGCAGCCGGTTGAGCAGCGAGTCGCCCGGCAGCGATTCGGGCACGGTCGGGATCGGCCGCATGACCGAACCGATCCGCACCGTGGCGCGCTGGGTGGCCGGGACGGTGAACGCCTGCTTGATGTGCACCGCGCCCTGCACGTCGTCGAGATCCTCGGTGTAGACCGGGAAACGCGAGAAGCCGGTGCGGCGCGAGATCTCGATGAGGTCGGAGATCGTGTCGTCCACGGTCAGGGATTCGAGCTGGACGCGCGGGGTCATCAGCTCGTCGGCCGTCCGCTCGCCGAAGCGCAGCGACTTGTCCAGCAATTCGGCCGTCGACGTGTCGAGCGTGCCGCTTTCGGCACTGGAGCGCACGATCGAGCCGAGTTCCTGCGGGGAACGGGCCGACCGCAATTCCTCCTGCGGTTCGACGCCGAACTTGCGGACCAGGAAGTTGGCGCTGTTGTTCATCAGGGTGATGAGCCAGCGGAACAGCGACGAGAACCGCGAGTGATACCCCGCGACAGCGCGCGCTGTCTGCAGCGGGCGGGCGATCGCGAGGTTCTTCGGCATCATTTCGCCGAGGATCATCGACAGCGATGTCGCCAGGATCAGCGCGACCGCCAGCGACACGCCGCTCGCGACGCCCTCGGAGAGGCCGATGGCGGTGAAGAGCGGGCGCAGCAAGTCGCCGATGACCGGTTCGGCGAGATAACCGGTGATCAGGGTGGTGATCGTGATCGCCACCTGCGCGCCGGAGAGCTGGAACGAGAGGGTGCGGTGCGCCTTCTGCACGGTGTGCGCGCGCCGGTCGCCGACCTGGCGGACGTTCGCGTCGACCGTGCTGCGCTCGAGCGCGGTGAGCGAGAACTCAGCGGCGACGGCGAGGCCGGTACCCACGGTCAGCAGGAGGAACAGGAGAATGCCGAGAACGGCGAACAGGATTTCCATCATTTCCTGCCGGCGGGGACGGGATCGGCAGGGAGGTCCATGGAACAGCCGGGTGTGCCACCCGGCTCGATACTGTCACCAGGTGACTGCGCGTCGCGCACGAAAAGAGTCACTCCTCAATCGGGATCAACAGACACCGCCGCTGTACTGCGGCGATAGGACAATCCTAACGTGTTCCCCCGGTCGCGTGGGCGCGGTGCCGCCGGACGCTCTCCTCGACCAGGTCGAGGACGGGACCGAGATCGTCGCCGGGCTGGCCCATGGCGAGGTGCGAGACGAGTCCTTCGAGGACGAGTTCGAGGTACGCGGTCAGGACGTCGACGTCGACGTCGTCGCGCAGGATCCCGGCTTCGCGCTGCCGCAGCAGACGGCGGCGGGTCGCGGCGGTCAGCTGGTGGGACCGCTCGGCCCAGCGGGCGCGGAACTCGGGGTCGGTGCGCAGCCGCCGGGAGACCTCCAGCCGCGTGCCGAGCCAGTCGGCCGGGTGCTCGCTGCGGTTCGACAGCAGCTCACGCATGACCTGGACGAGGCCCTGTTCGGCGACGATGTCCGCCATGCGGACCGCGTCGTCCTCGGCCAGGGCCAGGAAGAGGGACTCCTTGTCCCGGAAGTGGTGGAAGATGGCGCCGCGGGAAAGACCGGTGGCTTCCTCCAGCCGCCTGACAGTGGCACCCTCGTAGCCGTAGCGTGCGAAGCACACGCGGGAGCCGTCGAGGATCTGGCGCCGTCGTGCGTCGAGGTGATCCTGGCTGACCCGTGGCATCCTGGGATCCTGTCACCGGGAACCGGGTCAATGCAATCCGTACGTACGTACTGTGACCAGTTCGCGGGATGATGCGTCCATCCGGGAACCGGACCGCTCCGAAACACGTCGGACCACTCGGCCGGATCGGCTGACATGTCGTCCGCCGCTTGGCTACTCTTTGTCCATCACGGTGAGTGAGTGCTGAGGGGAAGGTACGGGCGTGAACATCATCGACAACGCCGCGAGCGCGATCAAGGCCGTCTGGGGTGACCTGGCCACGCCGAAGGAACCGACCGTTTACGGCGGTGGGGGTGGCGGTGGCGGCGGGTTCGAGATGAGCCCGGAGGAGCTGAAGACCGTCATCGGCCTGTGGGAAGACGAGCTGAAGAAGGTCGTCGACGACGGCGACAAGATCCGCCGGATCTCGGAGGACCTGATGCCGCCGGGACAGGACGAAGCCAGCTCGAGCTATGTCAATTCCGGTATCGACTCCTTGATGTCCCTGCAGAAGCAGAACGACTCGATGAAGGCCTACATCGAGGGCTACATCGCCAAGCTCGAAGTCGCTCGGTCGAAGACCATGGCCACCGACCAGGCCAACACCATGCGCACGACCTGAGGGATGCCGAACGTGTTGAGGAATCGCGCCGCGGTGGCGGCGCTCGTGCTTGTTTCCGTCGCGGTCACCGGCTGCACGGGGGAGACCCCTGGTACGCCGACGCCGACCACGGGAACGTCGTCGGCTTCGTCCGCCTCGCCGGATGACCCCGATGTCCCGAAGGTGGCGACTCCGCTGGACGCTTCGAAGTACGTCGGCGACGTCTGCAAGCTGCTTCCCGCTGCCACGACCGCGGAATTGGGGTTCACCGAGCCCGGTGAGCCGAAGAGCGACACCAGCAACCCCGCTTGCAGCTGGGGGATTCGCGGTAAAGCCGCCAGCCTGCAGATCATCCTCGGCAGCGGCAACCGCGAAAAGGGCATGGGGGGCCTGGCCGGCCTGCACAAGGCCAAGAAGTCCGGGCAACTGAGGTTCCTGGAGCCAGGGCCTGAGGTCGATGGCTACCCGACCGTCTACTACGGACTTGCGGACCGGCGAGCTTCTGGCAACTGCGATCTGTCCGTCGGTGTTGCCGATGACCTGACGATCAGTGCCCAAGCCGAGGGCTACAAGAGCGAACAGGATTCCTGCGGGAATGCGCAGAAAGCGGCGTCGGCCATGATCAAGACACTCAAGGGGGCATGAGGGTGGACGGCAAACAGATCTACGAGAACTTCACCCAGGGCGACACCCGCAACCTGCGCAGCGCGGCCGACCGCGTCGCGGAACTCTCGGACGCCTACGTCGAGCGCGGCATGGCCATCAAGTCCCTGCAGTCGAGGATGGCGTCGTCCTGGACGGGTTCGGCCGCCGACGCGGCGAACGCGGGCGCGGGCCCGCTCGAACAGGCCTTCAAGGAGACGGCGGACCCGTTGTTCACCACGAGGAATTCGGTCACCGAGCAGGCTGACAGCTTCGACGATTCGGGGTCGTCCGTCGTCCCCGTGCCGCCGAAGCCGGACAAGCCCAACCCCTGGACCACCGGCCTCAAGGGCGCGATCCCGATCGCCGGGCCGTTCATGGTCAACAACGACATCAAGAACTACCAGGAGGGCGTCGCCAAGCACGAGGCGGCGAACCAGAACAACGTGCGCGTGATGGACCAGTACGACTCGGTCACCAGCAGCACGAGTTCCAGCCTGCCGACCGACTACGGCGTGCTGAAGAACGACGGCGCGAACGTCAGTGTCAAGGTCGGCAGCGGTCCGCCGCCGATCGAGCCGCCGCCCGTCGTCCCGCCGATCAAGCGGGTCCGGAACGGTGGCGGGGACGACAACGACGGCACCGACACCAGCGGCACGGACGACAACGGCACCAACCAGAACAAGCCGGGCGGCGACCACAATCAGACCAAGCCTGGCTCGAACGACGATCGCCCGGTGGGCCCGAAAGAGAAGCCCGGCGGCGACCCCAACATCACCACGCCCACGAGGAAGCCGGGTCCGGGGGACACGACGCTCCCGTCCGGCGGGGGCCGGGGCAGGCCCGGCGGGGGGACCACGGAGATCCCTGGCCGGACCCCCGGACGCGGTACCGGCGACCTGGAAGACGTCGTCGGCCTCACCAACGGGCTGAACCAGAATTACGGCCCCGGTGGCGGCGGGCCCAACCAGCCCGGCGGCACCAGCGGCCGCAATGTTCCCGGCCCCAACAGTGCCGCGGGCAGGCTTCTCGGTGGCGAAGGCGGCCCCGGTGGCCGCGCTGGTGGTCCCGGCGGGCCCGGTTCCGGCGGTCTCGGCGGTGGCAGGGGCTCCGGCATGGGCAGCCTCGGCGGCGGCATGGGTGGCGCCGACCACCTGGCGGGTGGCCGTGGCGCGGCAGGTCGCGGCGGCGGTCAGATGGGCCCGATGGGAGCAGGCGGCAGGCGTGCCGAAGGCGACGAGGACGACGAGCACCAGCGTCCCGACTACCTGATCGAGGCCGACCCCGACGCGATCTTCGGCACCGACCAGCGCACCAGCCCGCCGGTCATCGGCGAGTAGCGGATGACCGTCAGAACAGGCCGGGTGGATGTCCCGGTCGAAGCCTTGGCGGTGCTCGCCGAACGCGAACGCGTCGGTGACCTGCACATCACGCTGCGTCCCGAACCGCGCTGGCTGTCCAGGACGGCCCGCGCGGAGGCGGACAAGCGAGTGGAAGCCGCGTTGGCGCAAGCCGGGCTGCTGGACTCGAGCGGCCGCGCGTCGGTCGACTTCCTGGACTGGCTCCCGGTGCTCACGAAACCGGCCATCGAGTACTACGGCTGGGTGAACGCCGGCGGTGAGACCTACGGGCTCCTCGCCGCCTCCCTGGGGTTGCAGGCGGTGCTCGCGGTGTCGTCCGGCGGATGGGTCGGGCTGCAGGAGATCGACCGGAGGCGGCTGCCCGAGACGCTGATCGAGCAGCTGCCGCCCGTTCCCGCGGGCGGCGGCAGGCTTCGCACGGTCCGCGCGTACGAGCTCGAAGAGGCGGCCCGGCGGGGTCCGGACACGCATTCGCTGCCGCCGGTGATCGCGGACATCGTCAGCCTCGTGCAGCGGCCGGTCGAGGGGAGCGGTGAGCTCTACGTCGGCAAGCGCGACGAAGTCGGCAGGCACGTGGCCGTCGAGGATCCGCTCCACTTCGCCGACACCGACTGGGGCCGGTACCTCAGCTACACGACCGGGCAAGGCAACGACGCGGTGGTCCACATCGGACCCGCCGGTCAGGCGGAACTGGCGGGCGCGCTCCGGCACGTCTCCAGCACCCTGGGCGGGTAGGCCGTCACCACGGGAAGTCCGCCTGGACGGCGGCCGAGATCGGTTCGAGCTCCTTGACCAGGCGGTCGATCTCGTCGGCGTCCAGGGCGTTGTACGGCGCCTCCGCGAGCCTGTCGGTCATCGCCTCGACGCGTTCCTTCGCGGCCCGGCCCGCGGAGGTGAGCCAGCCGTCGGCCCCGACGAGGCCGCGGTCGCGCATGCCGTCGATGACCGCGTCGAGCTGCGCGGCGGGGAGGTGACCGATCCTGCCGAACTCGTGCGCGGGCATGTCGACGGACAGGGCGTGGAGCACGTGGGCCTCGGTTCCGCCGATGCCCTCGGCGAGCAAAGCGACGATGTGGCCGTCGCCGCGGTGCTCGCGCAGCAGGGTCGCCGCGTGCCACAGCCGGGCCAGGGGTGCCTGCGGGACCGGAAGCGCGCGAAGGGCGGCGTAGAGGGCGCGTCCCTCCACCGGTGCGCTGATGGCCGCCTTCAGCAGAAGGTCGGCGGCACGTTCGACACCGGGGGCGTCGGCGAGGTCACCGAGGATCCGCCGTAGCCCCGCGACGCATCCCCTTTCGCGGGCGGCCAGCGCCGCTTCGGGTGTGGTCAGGTCCCAGACCTTCGGGATGTGGCGCGCCACCTCGCCTGGGGCGAAGTTGTAGAAGACCGCGTGGACCACCTCGGCGGGCACCGACCGGCCGAACGGCGCGGCCCGCCCGGCGAAGTAGGCGTCCCACTGGTTGCGCAGGCCGAGCGAGAGCAGGGCCTGGTCCGACTCGTCGGCGAAGTAAGGCGTCAGGCCGATGGGCTCGATCAGGTCGTACATGCGGCGGGCGACGGGTTCCTGGTGCGACATCTCATCTCCTGCGGTTCGTGGCGGCGGCGTCGTCGTGGCCGCTGCTCACCTCCTCCACGAACGGCTCCTGCCGGATCCGACAGACGAACTCCGGAAATTTTCGCCGAGAGGTCAGGGCCGGCGCTATTGTGACAGCGCTGTTGTATTTCTGGCGGGTCTGGGAGGACGAGAACGTGACACGGCTGTATCCGGAAATCGAACCGCACGACCATGGGATGCTCGACGTCGGCGACGGGCACCTCGTGTACTGGGAGGTCTGCGGGAACCCCGACGGCAAACCCGCCGTCACGCTGCACGGCGGCCCTGGAACGGGCTGCAGTACCGGTCTGCGCCGGTACTTCGACCCGGCGAAGTACCGCGTGGTGCTGTTCGACCAGCGCGGCTGCGGCCGGAGCACGCCGCACGCGGGCGAGCCCGAGGCGGACCTTTCCGCCAACACCACCGATCACCTGGTCGCCGACATGGAGCGGCTTCGCGAGCACCTGGGCATCGAGAAGTGGCTGCTCTTCGGCGGTTCCTGGGGCTCGGTGCTCGCGCTGGTCTACGCCGAGCGGCATCCGGGCCGGGTCTCGGAGATGGTCCTGATGGGCTTGGCCACCGGGCGCCGGAGCGAGACCGACCTGCTCACCCGCGGCCTCGGCGGTGTCTTCCCCGAGGCCTGGGCCAAGTTCCGCGACGGGGTTCCCGAAGCGGATCGTGACGGCGACCTGGCGGCGGCGTACCTCAAGCTGCTCATGGACCCGGATCCGGCGGTGCACGCGAAGGCGGCCGCGGACTGGTGTGACTGGGAGGACGCGATCATCCCGACTTCGCCGCCGTACAAGAGTTTCGAGACGCCGAAGTTCCGGCTGGCGTTCGCCAGGCTGGTCACGCACTACTGGAGCCAAGGGTCCTTTTTGGACGAAGGGGTGGTCCTGCGGGAGGCCAAGACGCTGGCTCACATTCCTGCGGTGCTCGCGGAAGGCTGTCTCGACCTGAGCAACCTCATCGGGACCCCGTGGGAACTGGCGCACGCCTGGCCGGGCAGTGAGCTGGTGGTCATCGACGAGGTCGGCCACAGCACGCAGGACGAGCCGATGCGCGAAGTCCTCATCGGCGCTACAGACCGCTTCGCCTCCTGAACCTCCGAATTCCAAGTCCGTGAAGGCCTCCTTGAGGGACCGCACCTGTCTTATCGGGGGGTAAGGCAACCTGTCGTGTTCGGCTGCTCGCCCGCATGCCGGTTTCTGGTGTCGCGAAAGCCACTTTCGGGACGTCTGATGTCTCGAAAGTGGCTTTCGCGACCCTTCCCGACAAGGCCACCTGCCCGGACCTTCGGCTCACTAAGTCGGTGGCCGTCCCGAAGGAG
This window encodes:
- a CDS encoding helix-turn-helix domain-containing protein is translated as MIVTTTLTASRAGRPVGELLREWRDRRRISQLDLAISAEISTRHLSFVETGRSKPSRDMVLRLGEHLEVPLRERNQLLLAAGYAPAYPESGLGAPELAAVRKAVRQLMTSHEPYPAAVVDRGWNLVDANASVSIMTDLVSPALMAPPANVLRLTLHPAGMAPHVLNLGEWRAHLLGRLRRQVTQTADPALTELLEELVAYPCDDPVPEVEVPGPGDIFVPLRLRHEGVDLTFFSTVSTFGTPLDITVAELVIESFFPADTATAEYLRAYAGRGME
- a CDS encoding aldo/keto reductase, which gives rise to MAVPSVVLNNEVAIPQLGFGVWQVPAGDTARVVRTAIEAGYRSIDTAASYRNEAGVGEAIRSAGVPREDLFITTKLPNPAHGYDEALRAFDASLAELGLDRVDLYLIHWPMPTRGKYVETWRALEKLYVDGRTRAIGVSNFHVPHLRRLFDETGIVPAVNQVELHPRLQQQALREFHAEHGVVTEAWSPLAQGSLLADPTLTALAAKYGKSPAQLVLRWHLQLGTVAIPKSVTPSRIRENLDVFDFELAEDDLAALAEFDDGTRTGPDPDTFDLI
- a CDS encoding hemolysin family protein, giving the protein MSDWFYIFLVVVLLLANAFFVGAEFALISSRRDRLEALLEQGKTRARIVINASRNVSLMLAGAQLGITICSLLLGRLGEPAIAHQLAGFFELLGIPDVLLHPISFAIALAFITILHVLIGEMVPKNLAIAEPERLALWLVPVHVAWVKVANPFIWLLNFVANSLLRLFKVEPKDELETAYTSDELAELLSESRREGLLEHSEHQRLSKTLSSVEKTVADVLVPTAQLTTLPCSPTLGDVERAVSSTGFSRFPVCTDDGTLTGYIHVKDILDLVGEDPTTVVPSDKTRALTELHADARLDEALSAMRKEGSHLARALSPAGAAVGVVALEDLVEEYVGTVRDGTHVMS
- a CDS encoding hemolysin family protein, whose amino-acid sequence is MMEILFAVLGILLFLLLTVGTGLAVAAEFSLTALERSTVDANVRQVGDRRAHTVQKAHRTLSFQLSGAQVAITITTLITGYLAEPVIGDLLRPLFTAIGLSEGVASGVSLAVALILATSLSMILGEMMPKNLAIARPLQTARAVAGYHSRFSSLFRWLITLMNNSANFLVRKFGVEPQEELRSARSPQELGSIVRSSAESGTLDTSTAELLDKSLRFGERTADELMTPRVQLESLTVDDTISDLIEISRRTGFSRFPVYTEDLDDVQGAVHIKQAFTVPATQRATVRIGSVMRPIPTVPESLPGDSLLNRLRDSRFQLAIVVDEYGGTAGLVTLEDVVEEIIGDVRDEHDERETPSSQQVGADNWLVSGQLRADEVTDETGFRMPDGDYETIAGLILEQLGRIPAPGDATDLDGWRLTVTKMDRLRIAEVEVRRVSESPVPAEQEPAR
- a CDS encoding TetR/AcrR family transcriptional regulator; this translates as MPRVSQDHLDARRRQILDGSRVCFARYGYEGATVRRLEEATGLSRGAIFHHFRDKESLFLALAEDDAVRMADIVAEQGLVQVMRELLSNRSEHPADWLGTRLEVSRRLRTDPEFRARWAERSHQLTAATRRRLLRQREAGILRDDVDVDVLTAYLELVLEGLVSHLAMGQPGDDLGPVLDLVEESVRRHRAHATGGTR
- a CDS encoding DUF3558 domain-containing protein, which translates into the protein MAALVLVSVAVTGCTGETPGTPTPTTGTSSASSASPDDPDVPKVATPLDASKYVGDVCKLLPAATTAELGFTEPGEPKSDTSNPACSWGIRGKAASLQIILGSGNREKGMGGLAGLHKAKKSGQLRFLEPGPEVDGYPTVYYGLADRRASGNCDLSVGVADDLTISAQAEGYKSEQDSCGNAQKAASAMIKTLKGA
- a CDS encoding WXG100 family type VII secretion target; protein product: MRVDGKQIYENFTQGDTRNLRSAADRVAELSDAYVERGMAIKSLQSRMASSWTGSAADAANAGAGPLEQAFKETADPLFTTRNSVTEQADSFDDSGSSVVPVPPKPDKPNPWTTGLKGAIPIAGPFMVNNDIKNYQEGVAKHEAANQNNVRVMDQYDSVTSSTSSSLPTDYGVLKNDGANVSVKVGSGPPPIEPPPVVPPIKRVRNGGGDDNDGTDTSGTDDNGTNQNKPGGDHNQTKPGSNDDRPVGPKEKPGGDPNITTPTRKPGPGDTTLPSGGGRGRPGGGTTEIPGRTPGRGTGDLEDVVGLTNGLNQNYGPGGGGPNQPGGTSGRNVPGPNSAAGRLLGGEGGPGGRAGGPGGPGSGGLGGGRGSGMGSLGGGMGGADHLAGGRGAAGRGGGQMGPMGAGGRRAEGDEDDEHQRPDYLIEADPDAIFGTDQRTSPPVIGE
- a CDS encoding ESX secretion-associated protein EspG is translated as MDVPVEALAVLAERERVGDLHITLRPEPRWLSRTARAEADKRVEAALAQAGLLDSSGRASVDFLDWLPVLTKPAIEYYGWVNAGGETYGLLAASLGLQAVLAVSSGGWVGLQEIDRRRLPETLIEQLPPVPAGGGRLRTVRAYELEEAARRGPDTHSLPPVIADIVSLVQRPVEGSGELYVGKRDEVGRHVAVEDPLHFADTDWGRYLSYTTGQGNDAVVHIGPAGQAELAGALRHVSSTLGG
- a CDS encoding SCO6745 family protein, with amino-acid sequence MSHQEPVARRMYDLIEPIGLTPYFADESDQALLSLGLRNQWDAYFAGRAAPFGRSVPAEVVHAVFYNFAPGEVARHIPKVWDLTTPEAALAARERGCVAGLRRILGDLADAPGVERAADLLLKAAISAPVEGRALYAALRALPVPQAPLARLWHAATLLREHRGDGHIVALLAEGIGGTEAHVLHALSVDMPAHEFGRIGHLPAAQLDAVIDGMRDRGLVGADGWLTSAGRAAKERVEAMTDRLAEAPYNALDADEIDRLVKELEPISAAVQADFPW